Part of the Paenibacillus sp. FSL R7-0273 genome is shown below.
TCTGGAGGGAGGAACGACGGTGGCTCTTGTAGGCAAAAGCGGAAGCGGGAAGACTACGCTGGCTTCTCTGCTGCTGGGTCTCTATCAACCCGAATCGGGTGAAATCAGGGTTGACGGAACCCTCATCAGCCGATGCAGCCTGCGATCCCTTCGTCAGGCAGTCAGCACCAACGCACAGGAAACCTTTCTCTTTGCAGGCACACTGCGCGAAAATTTACTTTGGGGAAGCGTTTATCAGGCGGACAAGGCACTGTGGACTGCTTGTGAACAGGCATTCATTTCAGAATACATACGGACACTGCCCGAGGGCTTGGACACCTTGATTGAAGGAGACCGCGGACTGAGAATGTCGGAGGGACAAAAGCAGCGCATATCTCTGGCGCGCTCTTTTTTGCGGCCAGCTCCGATCATTATATACGATGAGGCTACCTCGGCACTCGACGGTGAAGCAGAGAAGGCTGTGCGGGCCCAATGGAATAACCTTGGCGGGAGCAGGACGGCTATTGTTATTGCCCACCGGCTGTCCACGATATTAAGCGCTGACAAGGTAGCGGTCCTGGATAACGGGCGGATCGTTGCTTATGATCATCACTTGCGGCTGTTGTCTGACAGTGAAATCTACCGCCGGCTTTTTTATGAGCAATATGCTGAAAACGGATTGGGGATGAATCATGAAGAAACTGCAGCACAGTATCAGGCTTAAGCTGCATTACATCAAGGCTTTCAAGGCTGAACTGCAGCCCCGCCGTTATGAGCTGGGTATGCTTGCCGGTTTTAAGGTGCTGCTGCTTGGTTTAGGGCTGGTTTCACCTTTACTGTTCAAGCTCCTGATTGACAGGGTTATCGTTCAGCAGGATTTAAAGGCGCTTTGGCTGATTTGTTCCGGTTATGCTGCTGTATATATTATGCAGTCTGCCGTCACGGGCGGACAAACCTTTGTAGGCAACAAATTTACGAATCGTGTGACGTTTGCTGTACGTACAGCTTTATGGGACAGATATCTTAACATGCCGCTCAGTACTTATTGCCAGCTGAACACAGGCGATTTAAAGGGCAGAATAGACCAGGATACGGATGCAGTGGACCGTTTGTTCAAGGTGCAGCTGATGGAATACGCCTATAGCTTTGCATACCTGCTGGCGGGTGCTGCCATGATGGCGGTTTTCAGCTGGAAGCTGGCACTGGTCGCTTTGCTTATGGTGCCTGTCTCCTTCTGGATTACAAGCAAACTTGGTATCCGGGCAAGAGAGGTTTCTACAAGCTACCGGCAGATTTACGGGGAGTATGAAGGATGGCTGCAGCAATCCATCCAAAGCTGGCGGGAAATTAAGATCAACCGGATGGAGAAGCGGAGTTCACTCAAATTCACGGGGTATTGGCATGCGATGAGCAAAGTGTTTTTTCAAAAAGAAATGTACTGGTTTCTCAACCGTGTCCTTCAGGAGTTCAAGGACCTTTTTATTACAAGAATGAATCTGTATTTTCTCGGCGGACTGCTGATCTTCCACGGGGAAATGACGATTGGCGGGCTGCTGGTCTTTATGAAGTATTATGAAATGCTGTTTACGCAATTAAGAGCCATCAACGATTTTGATATGCAGTTTAACGGCGATGTGCCCGGTCTTGAAAAAATCAGCTCCATGCTGGCAGAAACGCCAGATACGAAAAATACAACTAGAGTGAAGCCAGCGGCAGATCAGAATCATCTTCCTGTCCTGCAATTTAAAAACGTTTCTTTCTATTATAATGTTGAAGGTTCCGCTGTGCTGAGGGATATATCCTTTGCTGTTCAACCCGGGGCGAGGATAGCCATTGTCGGCAGGAGCGGCTCCGGTAAAAGCACAATAATCAAATTGATGCTCAGAATCTGTCAGCCTTTTCATGGCAGCATCCAACTGGGCGGGCGTGAGCTACAGCAGATTGGTGAAGCCGAATTGCGTAAATCCTTCGGTGTCGTCATGCAAAATCCGGCCATTTTTAATATGTCTATCCTGGAGAATGTCAAGCTGGCCAGGCCGGCTGCCTCAACAGCGGAAATTAAAGAAGCCTGCAGGCTGGCCGAGATGGAAGAGTATATCGGAAAGCTGACCCATGGCTATGATACAGTGATCGGAGAAAAGGGGGTACAGCTGTCCGGTGGACAAAAGCAGCGGCTTGCCTTGGCCAGAGTGCTGCTGTCGGATGCCAAAATCATTATTTTGGACGAAGCGACCTCTATGCTTGATCATATCACTGAGGCAGCCGTTCATCAGACCTTTGCCAAGCTGCCGTCTGACCGTACCGTAATTATCATTGCCCACCGGCTTTCCTCAGTAATGTACGCGGATGAAATTCTGTTGCTGGACAACGGGCAGATCGCGGATCAGGGCAAGCATCAGAAACTATGGATGGAGAATACCCTCTACCGGCTGCTGTTTGAAAATGGAGCGGGATCAAGCGGTCCCGTTGTAGCGGCTAACCGGACTTAGTGACACAGGCAGCTCTGACGGGCTGCTTTTTTTTGTTGTGATGGTTTATTTAAAAAATGAAGGATTTAACTGCATTGCTGTCGAATATACGGTTCGGATATATGCAGCTGAATTTGTTAATAGTAAATCTGTAAATAAATAATATAGAAGCGAGGAACAGACATGCCATATACCGTTGATTTTAAAGAGGTGTCAACAGCCGGACTGGAGTCATCCCCTGTAGCAGAGGCGCTGGCCGGATTGCGGGCGAATGAAGCACGTTATTTTATGAACAAGTACAAGCATGAATTCACAACCGTACCGGCCGGTGAGAGCCAGGAAGACCTTGACTATGTCAACCGGATCTTGAAGACTGAACGTAATATCGAATTTGCCGCCAAGCCGCTGGAAACCTCAAGCTTTCAGGTAGAAAATATCCGGTTCACCTATGTCTTCTACGAGGATGGCCTTGCTATTAATGTAATGTACACCGTGGATGACCCGAAGAAGCGGGCTTTCGGCTTCAAGCTGTCCGAGGGGATGGACGTGCCTAAAGAGCTGGAGGAGAAGTTCAAATTTGCAAGGCAGAAATCAAAGCTGGCCGGAACGATCCGCGGGTCTTTTTTTGTGATCAAAGGAGAGTACTGAGCAGGGCAGCTTCCACGATTTAACACCGGCTTAACATGCTCCATATCTTCACGTGATATAACAGTAACAATACGTTATAAGAGGAGAAGATTAGATGAAGCTGAGCAAAGAGGAGAAATCATGGATTCTGTATGACTGCGGCAATTCGGCGTATTCGATGGCGGTGACGACGGCGCTGCTGCCGATTGTGTTCGGCATGTTCAACAATGTGGACAGCAGTATGGATTTGGGCTACTTCAATTCCATCGCCAGTATACTGGTGGCCGTACTCAGCCCGATCCTGGGTACGATTGCCGACTACAAGGACCGGAAGAAGCGCTTTTTTATGTTTTTTGCAGCGTTAGGAATTCTGGCTACGGCCTCCCTGGCGTTCGTCTCCCCGGATAGCGGACAGTGGCAGCTGCTGGTTGCCTTTTACATTTTGTCTGCGATCGGGTTCGCCGGGGCCAATATTTTCTACGACTCCTTCCTGGTGGATGTTGCCGCGGATGAGCGCATGGACAAGGTGTCAACGAGAGGCTTTGCGTTCGGGTATATTTTTAGCGTAATTCCGTTCGGGATCAGTCTGCTGCTGATTTTTGTCCTGGGGATGGATAAAGCCATCGGCTACCAGATCGGGTTCATCATTACGGCGCTTTGGTGGGGATTGCTGACAGTGCCGATGATCCGGGATGTGAAGCAGAAATATTACATTGAACCGGAGCCACAGCCTGTTGCCAAAAGCTTTAAACGCTTAGCTGTCACCTTCGCCAATATCCGCCAGCACAAAATCGTGTTCGTCTTCTTGCTAGCCTATTTCTTCTACATTGACGGAGTCGATACGATTATAAAAATGGTAGTACCGTATGCAACCTCCGTGCTTGGTGCCGACGCCATGGACACCTTCACGCTGCTGGGGATTCTGCTCATCATTCAGATTATTGCCTTTCCTTGTGCGATTCTTTACGGTAACCTGGCCAAAAAGTACTCTGCGCGCACCATGATCATCGCCGGTATTTTTACATATATCATTTCCTGTATTGCCGCTTTCTTTATCTCCTCGGTGTGGCATATCTTTGTTCTGGGGGCGCTGATCGGCTCTGCCCAGGGAGGAATTCAGGCACTCAGCCGGTCCTATTTCGCCAAAATCATTCCGAAGGAGAACTCCAATGAGTTCTTCGGCTTCTATAATATTTTCGGTAAATTTGCCGCGATTATCGGGCCTGCCCTGATGGCTCTGACGACTACGCTGACGGGCAATGCGGCCTACAGCATTTTGTCCATTATCCCGCTGTTTCTGATCGGCTTCTTTATCTTCATCACATTACCTAAGGGGAACTAATATGGAACCGAACACGGCGCTTACGCCAAAAGCGAAGCATCTGATCGTCATCTCCTACGATGCCTTTTCGGAGGACAACTGGGAGCTGGCGAGCCGTCAGCCTAATCTGGCTAAATTAATGCAGAGCGGTGCTTACAGCAGCCGTCTGCACAGCGTATATCCGACGCTTACCTATGTCGTTCATACGACTACCGCTACCGGGGTTTATCCGGCCAGGCACGGGATTCATCACAACAATCCGCTGCAGCCGTTCGTCCCGGAGGAGGACCAGCACTGGTTCTGGTTCCGCGAGGCGATTAAGGCTCCGACGATCTATGATGCTGTGCGCAAGCAGGGGATGAGCACTGCAGGATTACTCTGGCCGGTGTCCGGCAAGTCCTCCATTCAATATAATATTCCGGAAATCCGGGCGCTGAAGGGTGAGAATCAGGCGCTCAAGGTGCTCCGCAGCGGCAGCCCGCTGTACTCGATCCAGATGGAGTTAAGGCACGGAAAGCTCAGGCAGGGGATTCAGCAGCCCTATCTGGATGACTTCACCACAAAGTGTGCTGCGGATACAATCAGGCGCAAAAAGCCCAACCTGCTGATGCTGCATCTGATCGATCTCGATGATGCCAAGCACCAGTACGGGACAGACAGCGAGGAAGTGAGGCAGGTTATCCTGCGGATGGACAACAGGCTGGGCGAAATTATGCAGGCTGTCGAGGAGTCCGGGATTAAGGACGATACAGTAATTATGGTGCTCGGGGATCACGGACAGTTCAATGTGCGGTACAAGGTGCATTTGAACAAGCTGCTGCAGGATAAAGGCCTGATCTATGAAGAGAGCGGCGAAAGGAAATGGCGGGCATACTTCCAGTGCGGCGGCGGTTCGGCTTACCTGCATATCCGGCCGGGAGATGCTGAGGCGGAGCAGCTGGCTCTTGAAGCTGTAAAAGAGTACATGGAGGATGCTGCGTCAGGCGTTGAAGAGGTGTATTCGAGAGATAAGCTGGACTCCCTGCATGCCAGTCCGGTCACCAGCTTCATGCTGGAAGCCAGGAAGGGCTACAGCTTTGACGAAAGTATAGACCAGCCGCTGCTGGTGGATCTGGAGGCACACGGTATCCGTTATGCCACCCATGGCTACTCTCCCGATAAAGACGGCTACCGCTGCAACATCGTTGTCTCCGGCAGGCAGATCAGGCATGACTATGCCTTCGGGCCGCTTGAAATGGTTGACATCGCACCGACAATGGGCCGGATTCTGGGTGTTGAGTTTTCTCACGGCGACGGAAGAGTGCTGGAGGAGATATTTACTTAAGCCACATAAGGAACAGGATACGAAGGTTTGAATGGTTGCAGCCTGACGGGATTTAGCCGGCGGGCTGTTTTTGTGCGGAGTGCAGCAGGCGTCTTTATATACGCTTTTACAGGAAATGTTCATTCTATACTATTTACTAAGTCTTATAATCCTAACGGCCTGCTGATTCTCTGCGTTACAATGGCAATGTGGCTAAGTGAGCTTAGGAAGAGAATGACCAGGCAAGAATATAATCCATGCTTAGCCGAATTTGATCGATTGGCTTGTGTGCAGGCCTGCGTTACATTAGGGGTAGCTTTGACGGGACCTACAGAGAGGAAGATTACAAGTGTATACATTTAAAGACTACAAGCAGCCTGAAATCCTCCGCAATCATTTAAAGCTTGGAGGCGCCAATCCGGCTGGAGAGACAATTGATGTAACGAGTTTATATATTACGCGGGACGGCAAGCCGATCATTCCGGTAACAGGCGAATTCCATTATTCCAGATATGCCAGAGAAGACTGGTATGATGAGCTGTGCAAAATGAAAGCAGGCGGTGTAACGCTTGTATCTACGTATGTGTTCTGGATTTACCATGAGGAGATTGAGGGCGTATTCGACTTCTCCGGCGACAATGATGTGCGTGCTTTTATACTGGAGTGCCAGAAGGCCGGCCTGGAGGTTGTCCTGCGGATCGGTCCCTGGGCGCATGGCGAATGCAGAAACGGCGGGTATCCGGATTGGCTGCTTGCGAAGCCGTTCAAGCTGCGCGAGAATAATCCGCAATACCTGGAGAAGGTAACGATCCTGTATGAGAAAATCGCCGAGCAGGTGCAGGGACTCTTTTACAAGGATGGGGGGAATATCATTGCCGTCCAGTTAGAGAATGAGCTGACGAATGATGCCGAGCATCTGGCTAAACTGAAGGAGCTGTCCATAGCGTGCGGAATGATTGCCCCTATTTATACAGTAACGGGCTGGAATGCGGTCTCCGGTGCCAAGATTCCTGTAGACGAAGTGGTTCCTGTATTCGGAGGCTACTGTGAAGCTCCATGGGAGGAGCATATGGACCCGCTTCCGCCGTCACCCCATTATTTCTTTACCGGGATGCGTAACGATACGGGTATAGGGGCAGATCTCCTTCCCCGGGGAAACGAAGAGAATGGTGAATGGCAGCTGCCGTATGAACGGTATCCTTTTGCGACCTGTGAGCTCGGCGGAGGGCTGCAGGTAACCCATCACCGCAGACCGATCATCCGCGAGATGGATATCTACGCCATTTCACTTGTAAAGCTTGGTGACGGCAATAACCTGATCGGTTACTACATGTATCATGGCGGGACGAACCAGATCGGCACACTGTCCACCTTCAATGAGTCAAAGGCAACGGGCTATCCGAACGATTATCCGATACTTTCCTATGATTTTCAGACTGCTCTCTCCGAGTATGGTGAGGTGCGCGGGCAGTACAGGCTGCTGAATCTGCTGCATCTGTTTGTGCAGGACTTTGACCAGACCCTGGCACCTATGACCAGAGTAGAGGCCGAGCATACAGTAAAACGGGAAGATACAGCCTCCTTGCGGTATGTAATGCGTACAGACGGTACAAGCGGATTTGTATTTATCAACCATTACCAGCGGCTGTCGCAGCTTGAAGATATCCGCGGGGCGGTAATTAATACAGGAACCGTCACTTTCCCGCCGATTGATGTTTGCGGAGATGTCAGCTTCTTTATGCCGTTCAAGCTGGAGCTGTCAGGCAATATTCTGGAGTATGCAACGGCCCAGCCGCTGTGCAGACAAGGTGATACCTATTTCTTCGCACAGATTCCGGGAATTGCTGCTGAATATCAGTTTGAGAACGGGCAGGGCTTCACGCCTGAAGCAGGATTAGAGTCCGGATTCCAGTTGAACAGCATTACCGTAATCACGCTCACTTGGGAACAGGCGAAATATTTGCGGAAGCTGGATAATGAGATTTATGTAGGTGACAAGTGTGATCTGTACAAAGCCGATGGCGAAATCAGATCTGCAGCAGCAGGAGACTTCGGGTACTGGCTCTGGAACGGGGCGGGCTTTGAACTGAGTACTGTCCAGAAGCCTTACACAGAGCCTGTCTTCTTGCTTGAAGCGGTTCCACAGCCTCCTTTTGAAGCCAAGTATGCAGAGGAGCTCCATATCGGCGGCGGGCGCAGGATCACCTGGCAGAAAATAACGGTTACAGGCTCCCAAGGCTTCGTTAATCTTGATTATTACGGTGATGCAGCACAGATCTATGCCGATGGGGAATTAGTCGCGGACAGCTACTATTATGGAGAAGTATGGAGAGTGCCGGCCAAGCTGCTGGAGGGAAAAGAGTGTTATCTTGCAGTCTCTGAAATGCGGGATGATTTCTATAGAGAGTTTTAGGTTTAGCTTATGTGATAACAAGCTGCTTCTGTCTGTTGACAGGGGCAGCTTGTTTTATGTGCTCAGCATTACATCCGGTACATCTTATCCAGCTGCTGCTTGCGGTATTGCGACGGGTTGACGCCGAAGCAGCCGGTGAACCGCCGCGAGAAGTAATCGGGAGAATGAAAGAAGCTGGAGGATTAGCAACATGCCTCCATCTAAAAGCAACGCCAAGCCATGGGCTTGGCCCGCAGCCTGTGATTAAATACATACAGGCGCAGCAGATTAAAGGAGCTTTATTCTGCTTAACTGCTTAAATGAAGGGATGATGAACAGATGCAGGGTCAACAGCTGGGACTAACCCCGCCTATGGGATGGAATTCGTGGAACACGTTTACTTGGGATATTAATGAACGGCTGATCCGTGAGGCGGCAGATATATTAGCCTCGGAAGGCTATAAGGAAGCCGGATATGAGTACATTGTAATCGACGACTGCTGGAGTCTGAAGGAGAGGGCTGAAGACGGCAGCCTTGTGGCTGATCCGGATAAATTTCCAGGCGGAATGAAGGCCCTTGCCGATTATATCCATTCCAAGGGGCTGAAATTTGGAATGTATTCCTGTGTGGGAACACATACCTGTGCCGGCTATCCCGGCAGCTTCGAGCATGAGTTCCAGGATGCAGCGCTGCTGGCGGAATGGGGAGTGGATCTATTAAAATACGATTATTGCTTTAAGCCCAGACATGTGTCGGGAGAGCTCCTGTACAAACGGATGAGTCTGGCGCTTAAAAATTGCGGCAGAGATATTCTGTTCTCGGCCTGCAACTGGGGCGAGGACAATGTGTATCACTGGATTCGTGAATCAGGCGCGCACATGTACCGCTCTACGGTTGACATACAGGACAGCTGGGATTCTATCAAAAGCCTGACGCTGTCCCAGCTGGATAAGGCCAGCAGTACAGGTGCCTTTTGCCACAATGATCTGGATATGCTGGTTGTCGGCATGTACGGTACCTCTAACAGCGGCTTTATCGGCGCAGCCATCGGCGGCTGCAATGATATTGAATATAAAACGCATTTTTCACTATGGAGCCTTATGGGCTCTCCGCTGATGATGGGCAATGATATCCGGAAGGCCAGCCGGGCGGCGAAGGATATTCTGATGAACAAGTCTCTGATCGCTATTAATCAGGATATTGAAGGCCGGGGAGCCTACCGGATCAAGCCTGAGCCCCAGTGGTTCCATACAGATGAGGTCTTTATGCTGGTAAAAGTTTTGACTGACGGCGATCTGGCGATAGGCTTCTTTAATCTGAGTGACGGACAAAAGGAAATCTCCCTGCAGTTTTGGGATCTGGGGCTTCCCTATGCTTCCGGCAAAGCATTGTCTTTGTATGATTGCTGGGAGCATAAGGAGCTCGGCGTATTCAAGGAAAGATATGCTCCGGTTGTGGCAGCCCATGATTGTGTAGTTGTACGGGCCAAACTGGTTTAGAGAGAGCCTTGATGAAGAGAACCTGCCTGCGCTGTGATGTCCCGTTACAGTCTGACGATGTAGCCATCTATCTAAAGCTTGTCTCCAGAGCCTCTAAAGATTTTTTGTGCATCGATTGTCTGGGTGCTAAGCTGAACTGCGGCAGGGAGCCTATCGAAAAGCTGATCAACTATTTCAGGGAATCCGGGAATTGTGTTCTTTTCCGTTAATAACGGCAGTGTGCCTGCTTTTGTATTCGGTCGGGTTATATGAAGTTACTTTCTTAAAAACCTTTGAGAAATACAACGGGTCCTCATAGCCAACCGAATAGGCTACCGTTTTGACAGACAGCAGGGTGGTTTTTAATAAATCGCAGGCACGCTGTACCCGAAACGCAGTAAGATAGCCGGAAATGGACATACCGGTCGTATCCTTAAACAGCCGGAACAAATAGCTGCGGTTAATATTAACGAAATCCACCACATGATGAACGGACAAATCCGGATTCCAATAATAGCTTTCAATATACTCCTGTGCTGAAATAACATAGTCTGTTTTATGAACTGCCCGTTCACCCGGAAAATATTCCATATAATAGGTTAGCAATACATGCAGCTTAGCGTTGGAACGTTCTCTTTCAAACGGCTTGTTTCCGTTAGATCCGCTCACATTATACAGAGGCTCCAGATCCTCCGGGGACACGGGGAGTGTTGGAGCATGGGGAGCCAGCCTGGTCATGGACAGCAGATGCAAGGCGGCGGCCCCTTTAAATTCTACCCAGACATACTCCCAGGGCTCCTCCTGATCCGGGTAGTAATATACCTCCATATGCGGGAAAATAATAAAGCTTTCGCCTTTGTGTAAAGTGTAGGTTACGTCGTTTATCTCATAATACCCTTTGCCGTTTACGATATAGTGGAGCGCGTACACATCGCGGATACCCGGCCCCCATGTATGTAAGTTAGGCGCTTTGTAGCCGGTGCCTGTGCATACCGGATTATCGACGTGTGAGAAATAAACAGACTTTTTCTGCTGTGTAATAATCTGCTGCGGATCGTTCATTCCATAGTTCACCTCACTCTAAAATTATGGCATGAAAAAGAGAGAAATGCAGTAAAAATCAGCAAGCTTGAACAAAGTCGCGAAATTTGCGACTTTTTTATTTTATTTACGTATATGTATCTTAATATAGGCTTAAATACGCAAAAAGGAGCGATGCATCTTGAATTTCACAAATGGGGATGGCGGAAATCCGGTACCGGGGCCCAAGCTGCCTGAGATGAAGCCGGGAACGTACAAGAAGATTGGACTGGGGGTAGCTGCAGCAGCCTTGCTGCTGTATCTGGGCTCTACATCATTTTATACCGTACAGGAGCAGGAACGAGCAGCTATACTGACCTTTGGCAAATACACGAATGAATCCTCGGCAGGGCTTCATTTCAAATGGCCTTACCCGATACAGGAAGTCATTACGGTGCCTGCGGAGCTGACCCAGAGAATACATATCGGGTACCGGCAGGAGGCAGATGGTGCAGTAGCCGTTGAAGATGAAGCAATGATGATTACAGGCGATGAGAATATCGTATCTGCAGACGCGGTGGTTCAGTGGAAGATCAGCAATATCCGTGATTATCTGTATAATATTGATGACCCGGAGCATTTCCTGCGTAACTCGGCCAGCTCCTCAATTCGCGCCGTAATCGGTTCCGAGAAGCTGGATTATGCGATTACTGACGGGAAGACCGTAATTCAGGATAAAGTCCGGGAGCTGCTCATTGACCTGCAGAAGAAATACAACACCGGCATTCAGATTATTGATATCAAATTCCAGGATATTGAGCCGCCGAGCGGCCAGGTTGAGGAAGCCTTCCGCGAGGTAACCAATGCCCGGGAAGAGAAGAATACGAAGATTAACAATGCGAAGAAATATGAGAACGATATCATTCCAAAAGCACGCGGTGAAGCGCAGGCGCTGCTCGAGAGAGCCGAAGGGGAGAAGAAATCACGTATCCTTAATGCGCAGGGTGATGTAGCCCAGTTCAATGCGATTTATGCGGAATACACCAACAACCAGAGCGTAACTGAAAGCCGGCTGATTCTGGAGACGCTGGAAACGATTTTACCTAACGCCAAAATCTTTGTAACCAATTCCAATAGTGACACTGTAAATTATTTGCCGCTGAATGAGCTGATGCGCAGTACCCCTGCCAGCCCGTCTGCTTCAGCCGCACCGCAAGGAGGAGCTGCAGAATGAAGAAAAACCAGATTATCGGACTGATATCCACAGTAATTCTATTGATCCTGCTTGCAGGTTCCATGTATGTAGTGAAAGAGGGGGAATACAAGGTTGTCCTCCGGTTCGGAGAAGCGATGCGTACGGTCGAGGAGCCCGGCTTGAAGCTGAAAATTCCTTTTATCGAGAATGTATCGGCTCTTCCTAAATATCAGATGACTTACGAAAGCTCGCCAACCAGTATTTTGACCAAGGACCAGAAGCCGATTGTGGTTGATAATTATACTGTTTGGAGAATTACCAACGCCTCGCAGTTCCTCAGAACGGTACAATCCGTTGGCGGCGGCATCCAGCGTATCGACGAAGCGGTATACAACTCAGTCCGCCGCAAGCTGTCTGAGGTCAATTATGAGAATATTATCAGTGAGGATACCGGACGGGGCAATATTAACGATGAGATCACCAAGGACGTTATTTCCGCTTTGACCCGTGATAACTACGGAATTGAAGTTATTGACGTTCGGATCAAGCGTACCGATCTGCCG
Proteins encoded:
- a CDS encoding ABC transporter ATP-binding protein — protein: MKKLQHSIRLKLHYIKAFKAELQPRRYELGMLAGFKVLLLGLGLVSPLLFKLLIDRVIVQQDLKALWLICSGYAAVYIMQSAVTGGQTFVGNKFTNRVTFAVRTALWDRYLNMPLSTYCQLNTGDLKGRIDQDTDAVDRLFKVQLMEYAYSFAYLLAGAAMMAVFSWKLALVALLMVPVSFWITSKLGIRAREVSTSYRQIYGEYEGWLQQSIQSWREIKINRMEKRSSLKFTGYWHAMSKVFFQKEMYWFLNRVLQEFKDLFITRMNLYFLGGLLIFHGEMTIGGLLVFMKYYEMLFTQLRAINDFDMQFNGDVPGLEKISSMLAETPDTKNTTRVKPAADQNHLPVLQFKNVSFYYNVEGSAVLRDISFAVQPGARIAIVGRSGSGKSTIIKLMLRICQPFHGSIQLGGRELQQIGEAELRKSFGVVMQNPAIFNMSILENVKLARPAASTAEIKEACRLAEMEEYIGKLTHGYDTVIGEKGVQLSGGQKQRLALARVLLSDAKIIILDEATSMLDHITEAAVHQTFAKLPSDRTVIIIAHRLSSVMYADEILLLDNGQIADQGKHQKLWMENTLYRLLFENGAGSSGPVVAANRT
- a CDS encoding MFS transporter; translated protein: MKLSKEEKSWILYDCGNSAYSMAVTTALLPIVFGMFNNVDSSMDLGYFNSIASILVAVLSPILGTIADYKDRKKRFFMFFAALGILATASLAFVSPDSGQWQLLVAFYILSAIGFAGANIFYDSFLVDVAADERMDKVSTRGFAFGYIFSVIPFGISLLLIFVLGMDKAIGYQIGFIITALWWGLLTVPMIRDVKQKYYIEPEPQPVAKSFKRLAVTFANIRQHKIVFVFLLAYFFYIDGVDTIIKMVVPYATSVLGADAMDTFTLLGILLIIQIIAFPCAILYGNLAKKYSARTMIIAGIFTYIISCIAAFFISSVWHIFVLGALIGSAQGGIQALSRSYFAKIIPKENSNEFFGFYNIFGKFAAIIGPALMALTTTLTGNAAYSILSIIPLFLIGFFIFITLPKGN
- a CDS encoding alkaline phosphatase family protein, with translation MEPNTALTPKAKHLIVISYDAFSEDNWELASRQPNLAKLMQSGAYSSRLHSVYPTLTYVVHTTTATGVYPARHGIHHNNPLQPFVPEEDQHWFWFREAIKAPTIYDAVRKQGMSTAGLLWPVSGKSSIQYNIPEIRALKGENQALKVLRSGSPLYSIQMELRHGKLRQGIQQPYLDDFTTKCAADTIRRKKPNLLMLHLIDLDDAKHQYGTDSEEVRQVILRMDNRLGEIMQAVEESGIKDDTVIMVLGDHGQFNVRYKVHLNKLLQDKGLIYEESGERKWRAYFQCGGGSAYLHIRPGDAEAEQLALEAVKEYMEDAASGVEEVYSRDKLDSLHASPVTSFMLEARKGYSFDESIDQPLLVDLEAHGIRYATHGYSPDKDGYRCNIVVSGRQIRHDYAFGPLEMVDIAPTMGRILGVEFSHGDGRVLEEIFT
- a CDS encoding beta-galactosidase; translated protein: MYTFKDYKQPEILRNHLKLGGANPAGETIDVTSLYITRDGKPIIPVTGEFHYSRYAREDWYDELCKMKAGGVTLVSTYVFWIYHEEIEGVFDFSGDNDVRAFILECQKAGLEVVLRIGPWAHGECRNGGYPDWLLAKPFKLRENNPQYLEKVTILYEKIAEQVQGLFYKDGGNIIAVQLENELTNDAEHLAKLKELSIACGMIAPIYTVTGWNAVSGAKIPVDEVVPVFGGYCEAPWEEHMDPLPPSPHYFFTGMRNDTGIGADLLPRGNEENGEWQLPYERYPFATCELGGGLQVTHHRRPIIREMDIYAISLVKLGDGNNLIGYYMYHGGTNQIGTLSTFNESKATGYPNDYPILSYDFQTALSEYGEVRGQYRLLNLLHLFVQDFDQTLAPMTRVEAEHTVKREDTASLRYVMRTDGTSGFVFINHYQRLSQLEDIRGAVINTGTVTFPPIDVCGDVSFFMPFKLELSGNILEYATAQPLCRQGDTYFFAQIPGIAAEYQFENGQGFTPEAGLESGFQLNSITVITLTWEQAKYLRKLDNEIYVGDKCDLYKADGEIRSAAAGDFGYWLWNGAGFELSTVQKPYTEPVFLLEAVPQPPFEAKYAEELHIGGGRRITWQKITVTGSQGFVNLDYYGDAAQIYADGELVADSYYYGEVWRVPAKLLEGKECYLAVSEMRDDFYREF
- a CDS encoding glycoside hydrolase family 27 protein, translated to MQGQQLGLTPPMGWNSWNTFTWDINERLIREAADILASEGYKEAGYEYIVIDDCWSLKERAEDGSLVADPDKFPGGMKALADYIHSKGLKFGMYSCVGTHTCAGYPGSFEHEFQDAALLAEWGVDLLKYDYCFKPRHVSGELLYKRMSLALKNCGRDILFSACNWGEDNVYHWIRESGAHMYRSTVDIQDSWDSIKSLTLSQLDKASSTGAFCHNDLDMLVVGMYGTSNSGFIGAAIGGCNDIEYKTHFSLWSLMGSPLMMGNDIRKASRAAKDILMNKSLIAINQDIEGRGAYRIKPEPQWFHTDEVFMLVKVLTDGDLAIGFFNLSDGQKEISLQFWDLGLPYASGKALSLYDCWEHKELGVFKERYAPVVAAHDCVVVRAKLV
- a CDS encoding AraC family transcriptional regulator; protein product: MNDPQQIITQQKKSVYFSHVDNPVCTGTGYKAPNLHTWGPGIRDVYALHYIVNGKGYYEINDVTYTLHKGESFIIFPHMEVYYYPDQEEPWEYVWVEFKGAAALHLLSMTRLAPHAPTLPVSPEDLEPLYNVSGSNGNKPFERERSNAKLHVLLTYYMEYFPGERAVHKTDYVISAQEYIESYYWNPDLSVHHVVDFVNINRSYLFRLFKDTTGMSISGYLTAFRVQRACDLLKTTLLSVKTVAYSVGYEDPLYFSKVFKKVTSYNPTEYKSRHTAVINGKEHNSRIP
- the hflK gene encoding FtsH protease activity modulator HflK: MNFTNGDGGNPVPGPKLPEMKPGTYKKIGLGVAAAALLLYLGSTSFYTVQEQERAAILTFGKYTNESSAGLHFKWPYPIQEVITVPAELTQRIHIGYRQEADGAVAVEDEAMMITGDENIVSADAVVQWKISNIRDYLYNIDDPEHFLRNSASSSIRAVIGSEKLDYAITDGKTVIQDKVRELLIDLQKKYNTGIQIIDIKFQDIEPPSGQVEEAFREVTNAREEKNTKINNAKKYENDIIPKARGEAQALLERAEGEKKSRILNAQGDVAQFNAIYAEYTNNQSVTESRLILETLETILPNAKIFVTNSNSDTVNYLPLNELMRSTPASPSASAAPQGGAAE